A stretch of the Myxosarcina sp. GI1 genome encodes the following:
- a CDS encoding GGDEF domain-containing protein, with protein sequence MKNFTVKIVNYLENQSKLSILTQGLILTLIIGTIDYFVVIDFSLSIFYLLPTVLVAWYAGIWYGLAISIISSCSWLINDFTVTKIYYPYFRFWNIVVRFIFFSSITYLLAALKTAYEREKRFAQTDALTGITNRRYFFDLLQQELNLALRYEKIFTVAYFDLDNFKLVNDRYGHAQGDELLKLIAEITTQTIRRVDIFARIGGDEFALLLPETDFAASQTALQRLQTELLMVMEFYSYPVTFSIGAITFVRQLNSIDEIIRSIDSLMYEVKSSSKNDIKHELY encoded by the coding sequence ATGAAAAATTTTACAGTTAAAATAGTTAATTACTTAGAGAACCAATCAAAACTGTCAATTCTAACTCAGGGTTTAATACTTACATTGATTATTGGCACTATAGATTACTTTGTAGTTATAGATTTTTCTCTATCAATATTTTATTTATTACCAACTGTTCTGGTAGCTTGGTATGCTGGTATCTGGTATGGCTTAGCAATTTCAATTATTAGTTCTTGTAGCTGGCTAATTAATGATTTTACTGTTACCAAAATTTATTATCCATATTTTCGTTTTTGGAATATAGTAGTAAGATTTATTTTTTTCTCAAGCATCACTTATCTTCTGGCGGCTCTCAAAACTGCCTATGAAAGAGAAAAGCGTTTTGCACAAACCGATGCTTTGACAGGAATAACCAATCGCAGATATTTTTTCGACTTACTACAGCAAGAATTAAATCTGGCTTTGAGATATGAAAAGATTTTTACCGTAGCTTATTTCGATCTAGATAATTTCAAATTAGTTAACGATCGCTACGGACACGCCCAGGGAGACGAGCTATTAAAGTTAATAGCAGAGATAACAACTCAAACAATTCGTCGGGTAGATATATTTGCGCGCATAGGAGGAGATGAATTTGCTCTGCTGTTGCCCGAAACCGATTTTGCAGCTTCACAAACAGCTTTACAGCGACTACAAACAGAATTACTAATGGTAATGGAATTTTATTCTTATCCAGTTACTTTTAGCATCGGAGCGATTACTTTTGTGCGTCAGCTTAATTCTATTGATGAAATAATCAGGAGCATAGATAGTTTGATGTATGAGGTCAAAAGTAGCAGTAAAAATGATATTAAACACGAACTATATTAA
- a CDS encoding DUF1517 domain-containing protein → MKNKFLKRKFWFKSILALCLVCILVLGNASSALAARSGGRIGGGSFRTPRTYSSPRGGYGGGYRSPGYGYGGGGFGFPFLLPFIGFGGGGLFSILIFIAIANFLVRSFSNAGGGESGYASSQVSVAQVQVGLLSNARELQSDLNRLALEADTSSASGRATVAQEASLALLRHPEYWVYGASESQKTNIDAAEAKFNQLALGERSKFSEETLSNVDSVLRQAEDKNLAPSQESSAIQQRSESGEFIIATIIVGVQGNLNLPDVNGSEDLRQALQQIGGVGSDRLLAVEVLWTPQAEGDTLSTNDILAYYPNLKLV, encoded by the coding sequence ATGAAAAATAAGTTTTTAAAACGTAAGTTCTGGTTCAAATCGATTTTGGCACTGTGCTTGGTCTGTATTCTGGTGCTGGGTAACGCCAGCAGCGCACTGGCGGCTCGTAGCGGTGGTAGAATTGGTGGCGGTTCTTTTCGGACTCCCCGAACTTATTCTTCTCCTCGCGGCGGTTACGGTGGCGGTTATCGTTCTCCTGGCTATGGCTATGGTGGCGGTGGCTTTGGTTTTCCCTTCTTACTACCCTTTATTGGTTTTGGCGGTGGCGGTTTATTTTCCATCCTAATTTTTATCGCTATTGCTAACTTTTTGGTTAGAAGCTTTAGTAATGCTGGTGGGGGCGAATCTGGCTACGCCAGTTCTCAAGTTTCCGTAGCTCAGGTACAGGTAGGTTTGTTATCTAACGCTCGCGAACTACAGTCAGATCTCAATCGTCTGGCGTTAGAAGCGGACACTAGTTCGGCATCTGGTCGCGCTACAGTGGCACAAGAAGCCAGTTTGGCACTTTTACGCCATCCAGAATACTGGGTTTATGGTGCGTCTGAGTCTCAAAAAACCAACATCGATGCCGCAGAAGCTAAGTTTAATCAGCTGGCTTTAGGAGAACGCAGTAAGTTTTCCGAAGAGACTTTGAGTAACGTCGATAGCGTACTCAGACAAGCCGAAGACAAAAATTTAGCTCCCAGCCAAGAAAGCTCGGCAATACAGCAAAGATCTGAGTCGGGAGAATTTATTATTGCCACAATTATTGTAGGGGTACAGGGAAACTTAAATCTGCCCGATGTTAACGGTTCGGAAGATTTACGCCAGGCACTACAGCAAATAGGTGGCGTTGGTAGCGATCGCCTGTTAGCAGTAGAAGTTTTATGGACACCACAGGCAGAAGGAGACACTCTTTCTACCAATGATATTTTGGCTTACTACCCTAACTTGAAATTGGTGTAA
- the thiS gene encoding sulfur carrier protein ThiS, whose product MIDIQINGENHSCSQAIHLPELLTQMGLNPRLVAVEYNGEILHRQYWTDTQLHSGDRLEIVTIVGGG is encoded by the coding sequence ATGATTGATATACAGATAAATGGCGAAAACCATTCTTGTTCGCAAGCAATACACTTACCCGAACTGTTGACTCAAATGGGCTTAAACCCTCGTTTGGTAGCGGTAGAATACAATGGCGAAATTCTTCATCGTCAGTATTGGACTGATACACAACTTCACTCTGGCGATCGCCTGGAAATTGTTACCATCGTTGGCGGTGGTTGA
- a CDS encoding thiamine phosphate synthase produces MQQAIYRILDANLDRAREGIRIVEEWCRLGLNHQPLAQECKHIRQELASWHSKELRQARNTLEDVGTELSHEREETRNSIESLLQANLCRVQEALRVLEEYSKFDRPQMAIACKQMRYRVYTIESNLLNSDRHQQLQNSRLYLVTSPSEQILQIVDDALKGGLTLVQYRDKEVDDMLRIQIAERLCQLCHQYNALFLVNDRVDLALAVDADGVHLGQQDVPIAFAREMLGWQKIIGRSTTNQQEMEAAIAEGADYIGVGPVYQTPTKPNKAAAGLDYINYAATKCPIPWFAIGGVDLNNVSEVIAAGGQRVAVVRAIMQAEQPGLVARQFLSLLHR; encoded by the coding sequence ATGCAACAAGCTATCTATCGTATTTTAGATGCCAATTTAGATCGCGCTAGAGAAGGAATACGAATTGTTGAGGAATGGTGCCGTCTGGGCTTAAATCATCAGCCATTAGCCCAGGAGTGCAAACATATACGCCAGGAATTAGCTAGTTGGCATAGTAAAGAATTGCGGCAAGCCAGAAATACTTTAGAAGATGTGGGAACGGAATTGTCTCACGAACGAGAAGAAACACGTAACAGTATTGAAAGTTTATTACAGGCTAATTTATGCAGAGTACAAGAAGCACTGCGAGTGCTAGAAGAATATAGTAAGTTCGATCGCCCACAAATGGCGATCGCCTGCAAACAAATGCGCTATCGCGTTTACACTATAGAAAGTAACTTATTAAACAGCGATCGCCACCAACAGCTTCAAAATTCCAGACTATATTTAGTTACTTCACCTTCCGAACAGATCCTGCAAATTGTAGATGATGCTTTAAAAGGTGGTTTAACTTTAGTTCAATACCGCGACAAAGAAGTTGACGATATGCTCCGCATTCAGATTGCCGAGCGGCTTTGCCAACTCTGCCATCAATATAATGCTTTATTTCTGGTCAACGATCGCGTAGATTTAGCTTTAGCTGTAGATGCCGACGGCGTACACCTCGGACAGCAGGATGTCCCGATCGCCTTTGCCAGGGAAATGCTCGGTTGGCAAAAAATTATCGGTCGCTCTACTACCAATCAGCAGGAAATGGAAGCTGCCATCGCTGAAGGTGCCGACTACATCGGCGTAGGTCCTGTATATCAAACCCCAACCAAACCCAATAAGGCAGCAGCAGGACTAGATTATATTAACTATGCTGCTACTAAATGTCCCATTCCCTGGTTTGCTATTGGCGGGGTCGATCTCAATAACGTTAGCGAGGTTATTGCCGCAGGAGGACAACGAGTGGCTGTAGTTCGCGCTATCATGCAAGCAGAACAGCCAGGTCTGGTTGCAAGACAGTTTTTATCTTTACTACACAGATAA
- a CDS encoding SLC13 family permease: MDIVLTLSVLSITLIAFIWEWFPVDLTAIMAAILLMVLGLVTPEEGIAGFGNTATITVMAMFILSAGVTRTGSIQVVRDFLLQWSGKNTVRQILVMGTIVGPISAVINNTAIVAIFIPIIEDFSKKKSVSASKLLMPLSFASILGGTLTLIGTSTNILASGLSQKYGQGEFGLFQFTQLGIIIFVIGMSYVALFAPRLLPSRKPVNNSSLSQDYQLKDYVTEIVVSPDSSLSGQTIRRSEIQRKFDVDVLELVRDGSHFPQPIADKKINVGDILIVRGSRQDLLQLRDERGIEILADVKFNQVELETELNTEEDKIGEVLILSNSRLIGTTLKDLRFRQRYNATVLAIRRGQELLRERLGKVPLRFGDLLLVQGPRQSFLGLQTTRELLVLEQRDVDNLRLDKAKVAVLICLAVILAAAFNLVPILVSALAGVVLMVLTGCLKPGEIYGAVRWDVIFLLAGLIPLGTAMEKSGATELLAKPLLFIGSNLSGYWMLLFFYLITSILTAILSNSAAVLLMIPISIQVAQDLNLNALAIMFAVTFAASNSFMTPIGYQTNTMIYSPGGYKFIDYIKLGTPLSILMSIITPALIIWLYGL; the protein is encoded by the coding sequence ATTGACATCGTTCTAACTTTAAGCGTTCTTAGCATAACTTTAATTGCCTTTATTTGGGAATGGTTCCCTGTAGATTTAACGGCAATTATGGCAGCAATTTTGCTGATGGTGTTGGGGTTAGTAACTCCCGAAGAGGGTATTGCAGGATTTGGCAATACCGCAACCATTACCGTTATGGCAATGTTTATTCTCAGTGCGGGAGTAACTCGTACTGGTTCTATTCAAGTAGTTAGGGACTTTTTGTTGCAGTGGAGTGGCAAAAATACGGTCAGGCAAATTTTAGTTATGGGTACAATCGTCGGTCCTATTAGTGCGGTAATTAATAATACGGCGATCGTGGCAATTTTTATCCCTATTATTGAAGATTTTTCCAAAAAGAAAAGCGTTTCTGCTTCCAAATTATTAATGCCGCTTTCTTTTGCCTCTATTTTAGGGGGAACCCTAACTTTAATTGGCACCTCTACTAACATTCTGGCTAGCGGTTTATCTCAAAAATACGGACAGGGAGAGTTCGGCTTGTTTCAGTTTACCCAGTTGGGTATTATTATTTTTGTAATAGGAATGTCTTACGTAGCTCTTTTTGCTCCCAGATTATTACCGAGCCGCAAGCCTGTCAACAATAGTAGTCTTAGTCAAGATTACCAATTAAAAGATTATGTAACCGAAATTGTAGTTAGTCCTGATTCTAGCTTGAGCGGACAAACCATCCGTAGAAGTGAAATTCAACGCAAGTTCGACGTAGACGTATTAGAATTAGTCCGCGATGGCAGCCACTTTCCCCAACCTATTGCAGATAAAAAAATTAATGTCGGCGATATTTTAATCGTTCGCGGCAGTCGTCAAGATTTACTGCAACTTAGAGATGAAAGAGGTATTGAAATTTTGGCTGATGTCAAATTCAATCAGGTAGAACTAGAAACCGAACTGAACACAGAAGAAGATAAGATTGGCGAGGTTTTGATTTTATCCAATTCCCGCTTAATTGGAACCACTCTTAAAGACTTGCGCTTTCGCCAACGCTACAACGCTACAGTATTGGCAATTCGTCGCGGACAAGAACTGCTGCGCGAGAGATTGGGTAAAGTACCACTCCGTTTTGGCGATTTACTTTTAGTACAGGGTCCAAGACAAAGTTTTTTGGGTTTGCAAACTACACGAGAACTATTAGTTTTAGAACAGCGAGATGTAGATAATTTACGCTTAGATAAAGCCAAAGTTGCAGTATTAATTTGTCTGGCTGTAATTTTAGCTGCTGCTTTTAACCTGGTGCCGATTTTAGTTAGTGCTTTAGCAGGAGTAGTATTAATGGTACTAACTGGCTGTCTCAAACCTGGAGAAATATATGGTGCGGTACGTTGGGATGTAATTTTTCTCTTAGCGGGTTTGATTCCTTTAGGAACGGCTATGGAAAAATCGGGAGCTACTGAGTTATTAGCCAAACCTTTACTATTTATTGGTAGTAATTTATCAGGCTATTGGATGCTGCTGTTTTTTTATCTGATTACTTCGATCTTGACGGCAATTCTTTCTAATAGCGCGGCAGTTTTGTTAATGATTCCTATTAGTATTCAAGTTGCCCAAGATCTCAATTTAAATGCTTTGGCAATTATGTTTGCCGTTACTTTTGCTGCTTCAAATAGCTTTATGACTCCCATAGGCTATCAGACAAATACGATGATCTACAGTCCTGGGGGGTACAAATTTATTGATTATATAAAGTTAGGAACGCCCTTAAGTATTTTGATGTCGATTATTACTCCTGCTTTAATTATTTGGCTTTATGGATTGTAG
- a CDS encoding GNAT family N-acetyltransferase encodes MSQLEIRIVSYSQDFQAIKDIRTKVFQEEQGVSAELEFDGLDGGATQLLAYLDARPVGTTRIRCIAAKTIKIERLAILPDARKQGIGTKLMLAALKLAKDSNYKKAVVHAQEYIKGLYERLGFVATGDSFTEAGIPHIKMIKKL; translated from the coding sequence ATGAGTCAGTTAGAAATAAGAATTGTTAGCTATAGCCAGGATTTTCAAGCAATTAAAGACATTAGAACCAAAGTTTTTCAAGAAGAACAGGGAGTGAGTGCCGAACTAGAGTTTGATGGTTTAGATGGGGGAGCAACTCAACTTTTGGCTTATTTAGACGCTCGCCCCGTAGGAACTACCAGAATTAGATGTATTGCTGCTAAAACAATCAAAATAGAAAGACTGGCAATCTTACCTGATGCCAGAAAACAGGGCATTGGCACTAAGTTAATGCTAGCTGCTTTAAAATTAGCTAAAGACAGCAACTATAAAAAGGCTGTCGTTCACGCTCAAGAGTATATCAAAGGCTTATACGAACGTTTGGGATTTGTAGCTACAGGAGACAGTTTCACCGAAGCTGGTATTCCCCATATAAAGATGATTAAGAAGTTGTGA
- a CDS encoding aspartate carbamoyltransferase catalytic subunit yields MATTWTRRHILSLINFSAAEYETILQTAVGFREVLSRKTKKVPALQGQVVANMFFEPSTRTRSSFELAAKRLSADILNFSPGSSSLSKGETILDTAKTYLAMGADIMVIRHQQAGVPQAIATEMDRLNSGVSILNAGDGLHQHPSQALLDLFTLTTVLDRENPRLGLLNGKKIAIVGDILHSRVARSNIYSLTTAGAEVHLAAPPTLLPKLFLDASNCQYQDKLFVHWELAPALQDADFVMTLRLQKERMTANFIPSLREYHQLFGITRDRLKLCQPAVKILHPGPTNRGVEITSDLMDDPQLSLISQQVANGVAVRMALLYLIGSSK; encoded by the coding sequence ATGGCAACTACCTGGACGCGACGACATATATTATCATTAATAAATTTTTCTGCTGCTGAATACGAAACCATTTTGCAGACTGCTGTTGGTTTCCGCGAAGTGCTATCGAGAAAAACTAAGAAAGTTCCCGCACTTCAAGGGCAAGTAGTTGCCAATATGTTTTTTGAACCTTCAACCAGAACTCGTAGCAGCTTTGAACTAGCTGCCAAACGTCTTTCAGCAGATATTCTTAATTTTTCTCCAGGTAGCTCCTCATTGAGCAAGGGAGAAACTATTTTGGATACAGCTAAGACTTATCTGGCAATGGGTGCTGATATTATGGTGATTCGCCACCAACAAGCTGGAGTACCACAGGCGATCGCTACCGAAATGGATCGGCTTAATTCTGGCGTTAGCATTCTCAATGCAGGAGACGGTTTGCATCAGCATCCTTCTCAAGCACTATTAGATTTATTTACCCTCACTACAGTTTTAGACCGAGAAAATCCGCGATTGGGATTATTAAATGGTAAAAAGATTGCTATTGTAGGCGACATTCTTCACTCTAGAGTGGCACGTTCTAACATTTATAGCCTAACTACCGCAGGTGCAGAAGTACATTTAGCCGCTCCCCCAACTTTACTACCCAAGCTATTTTTAGATGCCAGCAATTGCCAGTACCAGGACAAATTGTTCGTACATTGGGAACTAGCACCCGCCTTGCAAGATGCCGATTTTGTCATGACCTTAAGACTGCAAAAAGAGCGAATGACCGCCAATTTTATTCCCAGTTTGCGAGAATATCATCAACTATTTGGCATTACTCGCGATCGCCTCAAATTGTGTCAGCCAGCAGTTAAAATTTTACATCCAGGACCGACAAATCGCGGTGTAGAAATTACATCAGATTTAATGGACGACCCGCAATTAAGCCTAATTTCCCAACAGGTAGCCAACGGCGTAGCAGTTCGCATGGCGTTACTCTATCTCATCGGTAGTAGCAAGTAG
- the ndk gene encoding nucleoside-diphosphate kinase, translating into MERTFIMIKPDGVQRHLVGEIVRRFEAKGFTLVGLKMMKVSRELAEKHYEVHKDKSFFPGLVDFITSAPVIAMVWEGESVIAAARNIIGATNPISAAPGSIRGDFGVSIGRNLIHGSDAIETARQEVSLWFDDEELVDWEPIRKSWLYE; encoded by the coding sequence ATGGAACGTACTTTTATTATGATCAAACCCGACGGCGTACAGCGTCATTTAGTAGGGGAAATAGTCAGACGATTTGAAGCTAAAGGTTTTACCCTGGTAGGACTGAAAATGATGAAAGTGTCAAGGGAACTGGCAGAAAAACACTATGAAGTTCACAAAGACAAGTCCTTTTTTCCTGGTCTGGTCGATTTTATTACTTCTGCTCCCGTAATTGCGATGGTTTGGGAAGGAGAAAGCGTCATTGCTGCCGCCAGAAACATTATTGGCGCGACTAATCCTATTTCTGCTGCTCCTGGCTCGATTAGGGGCGATTTTGGCGTAAGTATCGGACGCAACCTCATTCATGGTTCTGATGCCATTGAAACCGCTCGACAAGAAGTGTCCCTCTGGTTTGATGATGAAGAGTTAGTCGATTGGGAGCCAATTAGAAAATCCTGGCTATACGAATAA
- a CDS encoding D-alanine--D-alanine ligase family protein, protein MAKKKIGLLFGGRSGEHEVSITSARAIALALSQSENINKYEILPVYIDKNGVWHGGDRANKILTTGKPLEAESQHHLWRFPPQTKAIDVWFPILHGPNGEDGTVQGLLKLMQVPFVGSGVLGSALSMDKIAMKVAFAAVGLPQVKYVAVNRADIRSSSLFSKLCDRIEATLEYPCFVKPANLGSSVGIAKVRSRNELEAALDNAASFDRRVVVEAGVVAREIECAVLGNDNPQASVLGEITFDSDFYDYETKYTEGLAQLNIPANIPDVVSDRLREMSLQAFAAVDAAGLARVDFFYVEATGKVFINEINTLPGFTATSMYPRLWEATGITFPQLVDRLIELALERSAV, encoded by the coding sequence ATGGCTAAGAAAAAAATTGGGCTTCTATTTGGCGGACGTTCGGGCGAACATGAAGTTTCTATTACTTCAGCAAGAGCGATCGCGCTAGCTTTGAGTCAGTCTGAGAATATTAATAAATACGAAATTTTGCCCGTCTACATAGATAAAAATGGTGTCTGGCACGGTGGAGATCGGGCAAATAAGATTTTGACTACGGGCAAACCACTAGAAGCTGAAAGCCAGCACCATCTCTGGCGCTTTCCCCCACAAACTAAAGCAATAGATGTTTGGTTTCCCATTTTACACGGACCAAATGGTGAAGATGGTACGGTACAGGGTTTGCTGAAACTAATGCAGGTTCCCTTTGTAGGGTCTGGTGTTTTAGGTTCGGCATTGAGCATGGATAAAATTGCTATGAAAGTGGCATTTGCTGCAGTAGGTTTACCGCAAGTTAAATATGTAGCGGTCAATCGCGCCGATATTAGGTCTAGTTCTTTATTTTCCAAGCTCTGCGATCGCATCGAAGCAACTTTAGAATATCCCTGTTTTGTCAAACCTGCTAATTTGGGTTCTTCTGTCGGGATTGCCAAGGTGCGATCGCGCAATGAACTAGAAGCAGCTTTAGATAATGCCGCCAGTTTCGATCGCCGTGTTGTAGTAGAAGCTGGTGTAGTGGCTAGAGAAATCGAATGTGCGGTGTTGGGTAACGATAATCCTCAAGCTTCGGTATTGGGAGAAATTACCTTTGACAGTGATTTTTACGACTACGAGACTAAATACACCGAAGGATTAGCACAATTAAATATACCTGCAAATATACCCGATGTAGTGAGCGATCGCCTACGAGAGATGTCACTCCAAGCTTTTGCCGCAGTGGATGCTGCGGGTTTGGCTAGAGTTGATTTCTTTTATGTCGAAGCTACGGGAAAAGTGTTTATAAATGAGATTAATACCCTACCTGGTTTTACTGCTACTAGTATGTATCCCCGACTCTGGGAAGCTACGGGCATAACTTTTCCCCAACTGGTAGATCGCCTAATTGAGTTGGCACTAGAACGCAGCGCAGTGTAG
- a CDS encoding DUF6335 family protein: MESGQEKFANTEPFAEGHDADKLGKKAGIKMSEAEELGLKDKLEERDDSRLELNPKRSPSEPTTDGSEL; this comes from the coding sequence ATGGAATCAGGACAAGAAAAATTTGCCAATACCGAACCGTTTGCTGAAGGACACGATGCCGATAAATTGGGTAAAAAGGCAGGTATAAAAATGTCTGAAGCAGAAGAGTTGGGTTTAAAAGACAAATTAGAAGAAAGAGATGATAGTCGTTTGGAACTAAACCCCAAGCGTTCTCCCAGCGAACCAACAACCGATGGTAGCGAACTTTAA
- a CDS encoding rhodanese-like domain-containing protein — MSEAEAKAISNAKDKIKEVVPSPPEQHEVASAQELKERLDWGEPALTIIDIRDREAYLQERIMGAMPMFSENTSQRITDSLAPNRAIYVYGESDDKTAEAAQELRSAGFKKVSQLQGGLAGWKAIGGPTEGTERDV, encoded by the coding sequence ATGTCAGAAGCAGAAGCTAAAGCTATTTCAAATGCAAAAGACAAGATAAAAGAAGTAGTTCCCAGTCCTCCCGAACAACATGAAGTTGCTAGCGCTCAAGAACTCAAAGAACGTTTGGACTGGGGCGAACCTGCCCTAACGATTATCGACATTCGCGATCGCGAAGCTTATTTGCAAGAGCGAATTATGGGAGCAATGCCCATGTTTTCTGAGAACACTTCTCAAAGAATTACCGATAGTCTGGCTCCCAATCGCGCTATTTATGTTTATGGCGAAAGTGACGACAAAACTGCTGAAGCGGCTCAAGAACTAAGAAGTGCGGGATTCAAAAAAGTATCTCAACTACAGGGTGGACTGGCTGGTTGGAAAGCAATTGGCGGACCTACTGAAGGTACGGAAAGGGATGTTTAG
- a CDS encoding SDR family oxidoreductase, translating to MQKQERRPTPDDIPAQKLDYPASQRDMEPQPDSDLSNYKPAGKLNGKVAFITGADSGIGRAVAIAYALEGAEVAIFYNENDADAEDTKKMVKDIGNKDCLVIKGDVRNYEDCESAIAQVVERFGKLNILINNAAYQMTQKKFEDISLEQFRRTLETNIFGYFYMVKAALPHLEAGDAIINTGSVVGKMGKAMLIDYATSKGAVHTFTKSLALNLGERQIRVNSVVPGPVWTPNIPATMPVEKVDNYDTDGIIKRAAQPEELAPAYVFLGSSDSSFVTGALYDVTGGQLSA from the coding sequence ATGCAGAAACAAGAACGCCGTCCGACTCCCGATGATATTCCCGCTCAAAAGCTAGACTATCCTGCTTCTCAAAGGGATATGGAACCTCAGCCTGATAGCGACCTGTCCAACTATAAACCCGCCGGTAAACTGAACGGTAAAGTAGCTTTTATTACTGGTGCCGACTCTGGTATCGGTAGGGCTGTAGCGATCGCCTATGCTTTAGAAGGGGCGGAAGTAGCTATTTTCTATAACGAAAATGATGCCGATGCCGAAGATACCAAAAAAATGGTTAAAGATATTGGCAATAAAGACTGTTTGGTAATTAAAGGAGATGTGCGTAACTATGAAGATTGTGAATCCGCGATCGCCCAGGTAGTAGAGCGTTTTGGTAAGTTGAATATTTTGATTAACAATGCTGCTTACCAAATGACTCAGAAAAAATTTGAAGACATTTCCCTCGAACAGTTTCGACGCACGCTGGAAACTAATATATTTGGTTATTTTTATATGGTTAAAGCTGCTCTACCTCATTTAGAAGCAGGAGACGCAATTATCAACACGGGTAGCGTCGTCGGCAAAATGGGCAAAGCGATGTTGATCGACTATGCTACCTCTAAAGGTGCAGTACATACCTTTACCAAGTCTCTAGCGTTGAATTTGGGCGAGCGTCAAATACGGGTCAATTCAGTAGTTCCAGGACCAGTTTGGACTCCTAACATTCCTGCCACTATGCCTGTCGAAAAAGTAGACAACTACGATACCGACGGCATAATCAAACGCGCTGCCCAACCAGAAGAACTAGCCCCCGCCTACGTTTTTTTAGGTAGTTCTGACAGCAGCTTTGTTACAGGCGCGCTTTATGACGTAACTGGCGGACAGCTTTCAGCTTAA
- a CDS encoding SDR family oxidoreductase — MTISPNKIPAQSQERQPALESEMTPKPIYDRDSYKGSEKLKGKVALITGGDSGIGRATAVLYAKEGADVAISYLDEQGDAEKTKELVEAQGQKCLLLPGDISKEELCQEIVQKTVNEFGKLNILVNNAAEQYLEDAMTLEDIDSARLGSIFSTNIFAMFYLCKAAIPHLKEGSSIINTTSINAYKGNAALLSYSTTKGAILAFTRSLSQSLVEKGIRVNGVAPGPIWTPFIPDAFDAEMVEGFGKQVPMKRPGQPVEVATAFVFLASDDSSYFTGQVLHPNGGAVVGA; from the coding sequence ATGACTATTTCTCCAAATAAAATTCCCGCACAATCACAAGAAAGACAACCCGCACTAGAGTCAGAAATGACTCCCAAGCCAATTTACGACCGCGATAGCTATAAAGGTAGCGAAAAACTCAAAGGTAAAGTCGCTCTAATTACAGGCGGCGATAGCGGTATCGGTCGCGCTACAGCAGTTTTGTACGCTAAAGAAGGAGCAGATGTTGCTATTTCTTATTTAGACGAACAAGGCGATGCTGAGAAGACTAAAGAACTAGTTGAAGCTCAAGGACAAAAATGTTTGCTGCTGCCTGGCGATATTAGTAAAGAAGAACTTTGTCAGGAAATAGTTCAAAAAACTGTAAATGAATTTGGCAAACTAAATATTTTAGTTAACAATGCTGCCGAACAGTATCTTGAAGATGCGATGACGCTAGAAGATATCGACTCGGCACGTTTGGGTAGCATTTTCAGCACTAATATCTTTGCCATGTTTTACTTGTGCAAAGCAGCAATTCCTCATTTAAAAGAAGGCAGTTCGATTATCAACACTACCTCGATTAATGCCTACAAAGGTAATGCGGCACTGCTAAGTTACTCTACAACTAAAGGAGCAATTCTGGCATTTACTCGCTCCCTATCTCAATCTTTAGTCGAAAAAGGCATTCGCGTTAATGGCGTTGCTCCAGGACCTATTTGGACTCCCTTTATTCCCGATGCTTTTGATGCCGAAATGGTAGAAGGCTTTGGCAAACAAGTGCCCATGAAACGTCCAGGACAGCCAGTAGAAGTGGCTACGGCTTTTGTCTTTTTAGCGTCTGATGATTCGTCCTATTTTACAGGACAAGTTCTCCATCCTAATGGGGGCGCAGTTGTCGGTGCCTAA